The Aerosakkonema funiforme FACHB-1375 genome includes the window ACAGGATTGCACCACTCAAGTTTTGCATTTTAAGATCTCAAGTTAAAATTGGCCGGGATTAAGGAATTAAACTCCCGATTGGTTAGCTTTTGGGCTTTGTTAAGTTTTTTCTTCGATAACGGCTAAATTGCTTAACTTGATAAACTTTCTCTTATCTTGCGAAGCGATCGTCTTAAGTTGATATTTTGACAGCCTCAACACCAACTCCCAGATGTGTGGGGGGAAGCCTTATTTAGTAGGCATTTGGGAATTCAATAATTTTTACCTATGGTCATAAGTACGGGAGAATCGCCAAGATAAGCAAGGTTCTGCTTTCTCAGGTGTAAGCCCAGGCTTGTTTAATCCCGCTTCTGAAATTAAAACAGTAAATCTAGGCAAATGTAAGAAGCTGTAATTTATTACTTATATCAGTATAATTACGGTTTTGTTTAAGAGCGTAATTTGCATAGCCAAGAGAGCGATCGCCCACCCAACTTGAATCAAAACCATTTTAACCGGAGGCGATCGCCCTTCATCTTGAATCTATGAAATCGAGGGTGAGATTTTTTCTAACGAAACTAAACCATTGTCTTCAAAATCAATCTCCAGATGATATCCTTCCATCAAAGCTGTTCCCAATAAAGGTTTATAACCAGATGCTAAAATGGGGACTACTTTTTCCCGATTGTCCCAAACAATTGTTGCTAAATGTATAGATAACAACGCCTCCCTACCATCGGCTAATCTGGCAAGCGTAGTGGAATATAACGGAAGATTCATCGCACTAACTGCCTGCGGTGGTAAGGTAAGATGGTCGTTGAATCCAGTATCGATAATAAAATCGATAGAAAAATCTGGTTGTGTCGGTAAACGAAAAATTACTGGTACTACCGCTTTGCCGTCAATCAATTTCCCGTTAATCATTTGACAGTCCGCTCGCTCGCTCCCCCAAAGCTGACAGCAACATCATAACCAATCCGCATCGTAAATAATCTGGCATTTGGTTTCTTCTGCTTTAATTTTAATGCTGTTTCTACACCAGTTTTATCAATTCCGTATTCGCCCGTTTCCGCATCAATTACAATCATCTTGCCAAGATTATCATCACACTCCACTTGTTGACGAATGCCATTTTCGTAAAATTGTTTAGCTCTTTGGGCCACTTCTTCTCCAGTCCAAAATATAGCCTGCATAATAATTACACCTGCTTTGTGCTGTTTAATTATTTTAGCCGAGTCGTAGGTAGCTTTTCTTGGTCTTCCGTTTTTAGTGTGCTAATGTTCGCTACAAATATTTTAATATCCTCAACGCCTTGAAAATGCGTTATTTTTTACTAAAAAAGCACAGTGGTAACGAAAGACCCGTAAATTTACTATCAGGCATAAAGAGATAAATTCAAACTAAATCCCGGTAATACATTTTCCCCCGATAATTCTGTGGGAAGATTTAGCATTTCTACATCTTCTCCTGGGCGATAAATTTCTACTTCTTGCTGTTGGGGGTTAATCAACCATCCCAATTGCACCCCGGCATCCATATATTCACGCATTTTGGCACGCAACATTTCCAGATCATCCGTTGCTGACCTTAATTCGATGACAAAATCCGGTGCAATGGGAGGAAATTTGCGTCTTTGTTCCGGGGTTAATGCTGAGTATCGTTCCCGGCGAATCCAAGCCGCATCTGGAGAGCGATCGGCCCCATTTGGTAACTTAAATACAGTGGAGGAACTGAAGGTATAACCCAGGTTTGTTTGCCGATTCCAAATTCCCAAATCGATAATTAAATCTGCTTCTCGATTTCCGCTATCGCCTCCTACTGGTGGCATAATAATTAATTCTCCTCTGGCAGTACGTTCAAAGTTCAAATCGCGGTTATTTTGACATAACTGATAGAACTGTTCGTCACTGAAGTGAACGGTATCTAAATTTAATGTCAAACCACTCATAACTTTACACCTAGCCTGAATAGTAATTAATATTATATCAGACAAACTGGTGGCAGTGGATCGGCGGTCAAGTCAAATGTATTTTTTCACCGAGCGCTCGTCAAATACCAATTCATAAATGCGATTCTTAACTTTAAGATAATCCCCTTGCTTGACTACTAATATCAATTACGGTAGAATTGGTAGTGTAAAAAACTCTCCG containing:
- a CDS encoding clan AA aspartic protease → MINGKLIDGKAVVPVIFRLPTQPDFSIDFIIDTGFNDHLTLPPQAVSAMNLPLYSTTLARLADGREALLSIHLATIVWDNREKVVPILASGYKPLLGTALMEGYHLEIDFEDNGLVSLEKISPSIS
- a CDS encoding Uma2 family endonuclease — translated: MSGLTLNLDTVHFSDEQFYQLCQNNRDLNFERTARGELIIMPPVGGDSGNREADLIIDLGIWNRQTNLGYTFSSSTVFKLPNGADRSPDAAWIRRERYSALTPEQRRKFPPIAPDFVIELRSATDDLEMLRAKMREYMDAGVQLGWLINPQQQEVEIYRPGEDVEMLNLPTELSGENVLPGFSLNLSLYA